Proteins encoded within one genomic window of Balneolaceae bacterium:
- a CDS encoding DUF1343 domain-containing protein — protein MLIQFRFLLLTLLSFTLISCGQPNGSTTEESEPTKVRTGAEMLIEDHLDDLEGQRVGLVMNPTARIGDTHMLDTLMALDVNVSALFAPEHGFRGEAGAGEKIEDGVDQETGLPVFSLYGDTRKPTPEMLEEVDLLIFDMQDVGARFYTYNATMGLVIEAAADAGVPVWILDRPNPAGGNYVSGWLMEDEYQSFVGAYPIPVAHGLTLGELAQMAIGENWLDTEAQPDVRVIEMEGWTRDMKWPDTGLDWVAPSPNLPTFDHAYMYLGTVFFEGTSLSEGRGTDDPFLTAGAPATYLSDGDLEKLNNLSEDVSVEAAEFTPKSIPGVAISPKHQDRVCNGVKISLNGYDFDPVRTGLTIFTTLVQSTPEYETRDFIYLLAGSTEIDPLMSDELAVEELDFQLDAFLEKRKAYLLY, from the coding sequence ATGCTTATCCAATTTAGATTTCTACTTCTGACTCTTCTCTCTTTCACACTCATTTCTTGCGGCCAACCCAATGGATCGACAACCGAAGAATCCGAACCGACGAAAGTCAGAACCGGAGCGGAGATGCTGATCGAAGATCACTTGGATGATTTGGAAGGGCAGCGTGTTGGACTGGTGATGAACCCCACCGCCCGAATTGGCGATACGCACATGTTGGATACGCTAATGGCGCTGGATGTGAATGTCTCAGCTCTGTTTGCGCCGGAACATGGATTTCGCGGAGAGGCCGGAGCGGGGGAAAAAATTGAAGATGGCGTGGATCAGGAAACAGGTTTGCCGGTCTTTTCGCTCTACGGAGATACCCGAAAACCTACTCCTGAAATGCTGGAGGAAGTGGATCTTCTGATTTTCGACATGCAGGATGTCGGTGCTCGATTTTACACCTACAACGCCACGATGGGTTTGGTGATCGAAGCTGCAGCGGACGCCGGAGTTCCGGTTTGGATTTTGGATCGGCCGAATCCGGCAGGGGGCAATTATGTAAGCGGCTGGCTGATGGAGGATGAGTATCAGTCATTTGTTGGAGCGTACCCGATTCCTGTAGCTCATGGGCTGACGCTCGGTGAACTGGCCCAAATGGCGATAGGTGAAAATTGGTTGGATACGGAAGCTCAACCAGATGTCCGCGTGATAGAAATGGAGGGCTGGACCCGCGATATGAAATGGCCGGATACAGGTTTGGATTGGGTGGCCCCATCACCAAATCTGCCCACATTTGATCACGCCTATATGTACCTGGGAACGGTTTTTTTTGAGGGGACAAGCTTATCAGAAGGGCGCGGAACGGATGATCCCTTTTTAACCGCAGGTGCACCCGCGACATATCTTTCTGATGGTGATCTGGAGAAACTCAACAATCTCTCTGAAGATGTTTCAGTTGAGGCGGCGGAATTTACACCGAAATCCATTCCGGGTGTGGCGATTAGTCCGAAGCACCAGGATAGAGTTTGTAATGGAGTGAAGATTTCACTGAATGGCTATGACTTTGATCCCGTAAGAACCGGGCTTACTATTTTCACAACCCTTGTTCAATCGACACCGGAGTATGAAACGCGGGATTTTATTTACCTGTTGGCCGGCTCAACAGAAATTGACCCATTGATGAGTGATGAACTTGCTGTCGAAGAGTTAGATTTTCAGTTGGACGCTTTTCTTGAAAAGAGAAAAGCATACTTACTGTACTGA
- the rlmB gene encoding 23S rRNA (guanosine(2251)-2'-O)-methyltransferase RlmB, with the protein MDESNEFIYGRNPVEELLQNRAGEVEKIYINRKLNKQSFSTILSLASDNRVPVAEVPGSKLYELVGKVNDQGIVAAVSQIQYEEFEDWLERIEPDQHTGILLLDEIEDPHNFGAILRTAAASGMDAVIVPKHRQAPVSAAVYKTSAGTAGRIPIVRAVNLNQAILKLKDNKFWIAGLDMDGDSLLWEQTFDVPMAFVIGNEGRGMRQKTGEHCDFLLSIPMYNNVESLNASVSAALVCYEWRRQKMK; encoded by the coding sequence TTGGACGAATCAAACGAATTTATTTACGGACGAAATCCTGTTGAAGAACTTCTCCAAAACCGAGCCGGGGAAGTAGAGAAAATTTACATCAACAGGAAGCTAAACAAGCAATCTTTCTCCACTATCTTATCTCTTGCTTCTGATAACCGAGTTCCTGTGGCTGAGGTTCCCGGCTCCAAACTTTATGAGTTGGTCGGGAAAGTAAATGACCAGGGAATTGTGGCAGCTGTCAGCCAAATTCAATACGAAGAGTTTGAAGATTGGCTGGAACGTATTGAACCGGACCAACATACCGGAATTCTACTGCTGGATGAGATTGAAGATCCACACAACTTCGGTGCCATTTTACGAACCGCTGCCGCTTCCGGGATGGATGCTGTGATTGTGCCCAAACATCGGCAAGCACCAGTGAGTGCCGCCGTCTACAAAACCAGTGCGGGAACTGCAGGACGGATTCCAATCGTCCGGGCTGTTAATTTAAATCAGGCCATCCTGAAACTGAAAGACAACAAATTCTGGATTGCCGGCCTGGATATGGACGGAGATTCTCTCCTCTGGGAGCAGACGTTCGACGTACCCATGGCTTTTGTGATTGGAAATGAAGGCCGTGGGATGAGACAAAAAACCGGCGAACACTGCGATTTTCTTCTGTCGATTCCCATGTACAACAATGTTGAATCACTAAATGCATCCGTAAGCGCCGCATTGGTTTGTTACGAATGGCGCCGGCAGAAGATGAAGTGA
- a CDS encoding glycerophosphodiester phosphodiesterase family protein produces MSKSTLTHLAEKKFLVIAHRGASHYAPENTISAFKLAHKMKADMIELDVQLSKDGVPVVFHDYKLNRHSNGNGVVSSFLFDELQQLDAGKWFSIEFMGEKIPSLEEVLRWAAGKILVNIEIKKEAVGDLQEGGVEEKVAELVHQLGMERNVIISSFDYRAVDRTKKIAPEMLTGLLYHQKKRDNQTPVELLKKYEADFFHCSKSEMSNKWRMELKSSEKRFLIYTVNRKKAMRRWIENGAFGIFSNRPDQLRAVVEEYFEKSA; encoded by the coding sequence ATGTCAAAATCCACTCTCACACATCTGGCTGAGAAAAAATTTCTTGTGATTGCCCACCGGGGAGCCAGCCATTATGCACCCGAAAATACGATCTCTGCATTTAAATTAGCCCACAAGATGAAGGCTGATATGATTGAACTGGATGTTCAGCTATCGAAAGATGGCGTTCCGGTAGTATTTCACGATTATAAGCTGAATCGTCATTCTAATGGAAATGGAGTTGTATCCTCTTTTTTGTTTGATGAACTCCAGCAACTGGATGCCGGAAAATGGTTTTCGATTGAGTTTATGGGGGAGAAGATCCCTTCACTTGAAGAAGTTTTGAGGTGGGCTGCCGGGAAGATTCTTGTCAATATCGAAATCAAAAAAGAAGCGGTTGGTGACTTGCAAGAAGGTGGAGTAGAGGAAAAAGTTGCAGAACTGGTTCATCAATTGGGAATGGAAAGGAATGTCATTATCTCCAGTTTTGATTACCGGGCGGTAGATCGCACCAAAAAAATTGCCCCGGAGATGCTTACCGGGCTGCTCTATCACCAGAAAAAACGAGATAATCAGACACCTGTAGAGTTATTGAAGAAATACGAAGCTGATTTTTTCCATTGCAGTAAATCAGAAATGAGTAATAAGTGGCGAATGGAATTAAAGAGTTCAGAGAAACGATTTTTGATCTACACTGTGAATAGAAAAAAAGCGATGAGAAGGTGGATTGAAAATGGAGCCTTTGGAATATTTTCAAACAGGCCGGATCAATTGAGAGCAGTTGTGGAGGAATATTTTGAAAAATCTGCCTAA
- a CDS encoding CTP synthase: MATKYIFVTGGVTSSLGKGIICASLGRLLVARGLRVTIQKLDPYINVDPGTMNPYEHGEVYVTDDGAETDLDLGHYERFLGIRTSQENNVTTGRVYYDVIMKERHGEYLGKTVQVIPHVTDEIKSHVIGLGESENFDVVIVEIGGTVGDIESLPYIEAMRQLRYDVGRKNTLSIHLTLVPYLAAAGELKTKPTQHSVKTLSESGMSPDLLVARSEYQLDESIRKKIALFCNVEYEDVIASLDAESIYEVPLLMQGEGLDSRVIEKLNLPAKNADLKKWKGFIDKIKHPSNEITIALVGKYVEHHDAYKSIVEALIHGGAMNDTRVNIKWVQSDFITSENVEKRLKDVSGILVAPGFGDRGIDGKLAAVKYARVNEIPFFGICLGMQCAVIEFARNCAGLNDANSTEFDETCEYPVIDFMPEQLEIEDKGGTMRLGKYDCKVTGKTKASAAYGEEMIEERHRHRFEVNNKYREKLFDTGLMIAGINPERDLVEMIEIESHPWFVGVQFHPELKSTVNEPHPLFVAFVGASLSKSKGESVDSEESKEAFS; this comes from the coding sequence ATGGCAACTAAATACATTTTTGTAACAGGAGGAGTTACATCATCACTCGGCAAAGGCATTATTTGTGCATCTCTCGGAAGGCTTTTAGTCGCCCGCGGCCTTCGCGTAACCATTCAAAAACTGGATCCCTACATTAATGTGGACCCCGGAACCATGAATCCGTACGAACACGGCGAAGTGTATGTGACGGATGACGGTGCGGAAACTGATCTTGATCTGGGACACTATGAGCGATTCCTGGGAATTCGTACTTCGCAGGAAAATAATGTGACCACCGGCCGGGTCTATTATGATGTAATAATGAAAGAACGGCACGGTGAGTACCTTGGAAAAACCGTGCAGGTAATCCCGCATGTAACGGATGAGATTAAATCTCATGTAATAGGTCTTGGCGAATCAGAAAATTTTGATGTCGTGATTGTTGAGATCGGCGGTACGGTAGGTGACATTGAAAGTTTACCGTACATCGAGGCGATGAGGCAGTTACGATATGATGTAGGACGGAAAAATACTCTTTCAATTCATCTTACACTGGTTCCCTATTTAGCCGCTGCCGGTGAGTTGAAGACAAAACCGACCCAACACTCTGTGAAGACACTTTCAGAAAGCGGAATGAGCCCCGATCTGTTGGTTGCCCGCTCAGAGTATCAACTGGATGAATCGATCCGTAAAAAAATTGCGCTCTTCTGTAATGTAGAATACGAAGATGTTATCGCCTCTTTGGATGCCGAAAGTATATATGAAGTACCTCTGCTGATGCAGGGCGAAGGATTAGATAGCCGCGTGATTGAGAAGCTGAATCTGCCCGCAAAAAATGCCGATCTGAAGAAATGGAAAGGGTTTATTGATAAGATTAAACATCCCTCGAATGAAATTACCATCGCACTGGTAGGAAAATATGTAGAGCATCACGATGCCTATAAATCGATTGTGGAAGCATTGATCCATGGCGGAGCTATGAACGATACCCGGGTAAATATCAAATGGGTTCAGTCCGACTTTATTACATCCGAAAATGTTGAGAAACGGTTGAAGGATGTGTCAGGCATTCTGGTTGCACCCGGCTTTGGCGACAGGGGGATTGATGGAAAGTTGGCAGCTGTTAAATATGCACGAGTGAATGAAATTCCGTTCTTTGGAATTTGCTTGGGAATGCAGTGTGCCGTGATTGAGTTTGCCCGAAACTGTGCCGGTTTAAACGATGCTAACAGTACCGAATTTGATGAAACTTGCGAGTATCCGGTGATCGATTTTATGCCCGAGCAACTTGAGATTGAAGATAAAGGCGGAACGATGCGGCTCGGGAAGTATGATTGTAAGGTTACCGGAAAAACCAAGGCAAGTGCTGCTTATGGAGAAGAGATGATTGAGGAGCGCCACCGACACCGCTTCGAGGTCAACAACAAGTACAGGGAAAAACTGTTTGATACCGGTTTGATGATCGCCGGAATTAATCCAGAGCGGGATCTTGTGGAGATGATTGAAATTGAATCTCATCCATGGTTTGTAGGTGTTCAGTTCCATCCGGAGTTGAAGAGTACGGTGAATGAACCGCATCCGCTTTTTGTGGCCTTTGTCGGTGCTTCGCTGAGCAAAAGCAAAGGTGAAAGCGTAGACTCGGAAGAATCGAAAGAAGCTTTTTCGTAG
- a CDS encoding NUDIX domain-containing protein: MPNSQFSNKVRVRVCAVIVQESSILLAKINSPTRSEPIWMPPGGGVELGESLEEALHREISEETGFEVEKKQLLWIHEFIEEPYHAIEFYFRCDVTGGELKKGLDPELESNEQMLLDLDFIPFDENKSYSIEPQFIKEFCKNGGQFFDEVRHLKNPPLKGAQGDDLAL; encoded by the coding sequence TTGCCCAACTCCCAGTTCTCAAATAAAGTCCGAGTCAGAGTCTGTGCGGTCATCGTGCAAGAGTCGTCAATTCTTCTCGCTAAAATCAATTCGCCAACACGCTCTGAACCGATCTGGATGCCGCCGGGCGGGGGCGTGGAGTTGGGAGAAAGCCTTGAAGAAGCACTACATCGGGAAATTTCTGAAGAGACCGGATTTGAGGTAGAGAAAAAACAGTTGCTCTGGATTCACGAGTTTATTGAAGAGCCGTATCACGCCATTGAGTTTTATTTTCGATGTGATGTGACTGGCGGAGAATTAAAAAAGGGATTAGATCCGGAACTTGAATCGAATGAACAGATGCTTCTTGATCTGGATTTTATTCCATTCGATGAAAACAAGAGTTATTCTATCGAACCACAATTCATCAAAGAGTTCTGCAAAAACGGTGGTCAGTTTTTTGATGAAGTAAGGCATCTAAAAAATCCCCCTTTGAAGGGGGCGCAGGGGGATGACCTTGCGTTGTGA
- a CDS encoding amidohydrolase, with translation MRIIFLLASLILLSACSNQTETGFVYHNVNGYTLQDGELHQFEALVVENGKVVATGNAGEILNNYSDFEKINGNGHTLLPGLIDAHAHVMGLGIQELDVNVGGIESLDETLQKIEEFAIEHPNREWITGRGWNQVLWEENEFPTALDLDEIVSDRPVFLTRIDGHAGWANSRAMELAGINQDTENPGGGRIIRNERGEATGVFIDAAMNLIENEIPERTEEDRREALQLAMNEMSKHGITSVHDAGIDVQTWNRYKEFADKGELITRIYAMISGTGSTFDQLSENGPIEGYSNDLLSLRSVKLYSDGALGSRGAAMLDDYSDDSGNQGLLFNSQEEMNQMLLKGASKGYQMNVHAIGDAGNRQVLNGFEYIENELGDQSHMRHRIEHAQVVALEDIPRFKELGLIASMQPTHATSDMNMAEDRIGSERIQGAYAWQKFLDQGTVIAAGSDFPVEDVNPFYGLYSAVTRKDHEGRPPEGWYSEQSLSRIEALRAFTIDAAYAAHQEHLIGTLESGKWADFIVIDRDYFEVPASEIWQIEVLETWVAGKKVYQKEN, from the coding sequence ATGCGAATCATATTTTTACTGGCGAGTTTAATTTTGCTTTCCGCCTGCTCCAATCAAACCGAAACAGGATTCGTTTATCACAATGTGAACGGATATACATTGCAGGATGGTGAACTTCATCAGTTTGAGGCATTGGTTGTTGAAAATGGAAAAGTAGTTGCCACCGGAAATGCAGGGGAGATTTTGAATAACTATTCTGACTTTGAGAAGATCAATGGAAATGGACATACACTTCTCCCCGGTTTGATTGATGCTCATGCCCACGTGATGGGACTTGGAATCCAGGAGTTGGATGTGAATGTTGGCGGAATAGAATCGCTGGATGAAACGCTTCAGAAGATTGAAGAATTTGCAATCGAACATCCCAATCGCGAATGGATTACAGGCCGGGGATGGAACCAGGTTCTCTGGGAAGAAAACGAATTTCCAACTGCGTTAGATCTGGATGAAATTGTTTCTGATCGACCTGTATTTTTAACCCGAATTGACGGCCACGCTGGTTGGGCAAACAGCAGAGCGATGGAATTGGCGGGGATTAATCAGGACACCGAAAATCCCGGGGGCGGACGCATCATCCGAAATGAAAGGGGAGAGGCAACCGGCGTATTTATAGATGCGGCTATGAATCTCATCGAAAATGAGATCCCTGAAAGAACAGAAGAGGATCGTCGAGAAGCGTTGCAACTGGCAATGAATGAGATGTCGAAACACGGTATTACTTCCGTACATGATGCTGGTATTGATGTTCAGACATGGAATCGCTATAAAGAATTTGCCGACAAAGGCGAATTGATAACCCGCATCTATGCGATGATTTCAGGAACCGGCAGTACATTCGATCAGCTTTCTGAAAACGGGCCAATAGAAGGTTATTCCAATGATTTACTTTCGCTGAGAAGTGTTAAACTCTATTCAGATGGTGCCCTTGGAAGCCGGGGTGCTGCAATGCTGGATGATTACAGTGATGATTCCGGTAACCAGGGGCTTCTGTTTAACTCACAAGAAGAGATGAATCAGATGCTTTTAAAGGGCGCATCCAAAGGCTATCAAATGAATGTACATGCCATTGGGGATGCCGGAAACCGGCAGGTTCTCAACGGGTTTGAGTATATCGAAAATGAACTGGGTGACCAGAGTCATATGAGACACAGAATTGAGCATGCCCAGGTGGTTGCGTTGGAGGATATTCCAAGATTTAAAGAGCTTGGGTTGATTGCATCCATGCAGCCGACTCACGCCACCAGCGATATGAATATGGCGGAGGATCGAATCGGCTCAGAACGAATTCAGGGAGCGTATGCATGGCAGAAATTTTTAGACCAGGGAACGGTCATTGCAGCCGGATCTGACTTTCCGGTGGAAGATGTGAATCCGTTTTATGGTCTTTACTCAGCTGTCACGCGGAAAGATCACGAAGGCAGGCCGCCGGAGGGTTGGTACAGCGAACAGAGTTTAAGCAGAATTGAAGCCCTTCGAGCCTTCACCATCGATGCCGCCTATGCGGCCCACCAGGAACATCTGATTGGAACGCTGGAATCCGGTAAATGGGCAGATTTTATTGTAATTGACCGTGACTATTTTGAAGTTCCCGCTTCCGAAATCTGGCAGATTGAGGTTTTAGAAACCTGGGTAGCCGGAAAAAAAGTTTATCAAAAAGAGAATTAG
- a CDS encoding NAD+ synthase encodes MKIRVKQLNPTVGALEANSNMILETLERAEADGIDLLILPEMVLIGYPAQDILENKAFQRSVYEHNEHLIQATNNTALLFGSITKNEGVGRQMYNTALLAREGELLGKTHKTLLPTYDVFDDLRYFEPNDTFQCLELDGAKLGVTICEDIWYNENEVQYHTYETDPAQLLKENGAQMIINISASPFTKTKHENRKEMLQNHAKKMNMPVLYCNQTGAQTEVLFDGDSMAINTDGKIVAGCDAFFAGQFDLEWNVEENGIAARSNNKVYNYPEKGPERMFKALKMGVYDYIHKLGITQKTILGLSGGIDSALTCVITAEALGAENVKALTMPSTFSSEGSISDSEKLAKNLGMELHEVPIQSIFDEFNDQLKPIFKGTEFGVAEENIQSRIRGLLLMACANKFNYFLMTTGNKSEYAVGYATLYGDMNGALAVIGDLYKTQVYEMARWLNDEYYKKEVIPEATITKAPSAELRPDQKDTDSLPEYDVLDDILYRYIELQEGAQYIIDDGYDEKTVKKVIRLVEANEFKRNQAAPILKISSKAFGMGRRWPIVQKWTANNK; translated from the coding sequence ATGAAAATTCGAGTTAAGCAGTTAAACCCAACTGTTGGTGCTCTTGAGGCCAACAGCAACATGATTTTAGAAACTCTGGAACGAGCTGAAGCGGACGGCATTGATCTGCTGATCTTGCCCGAAATGGTGCTCATTGGTTATCCGGCGCAGGATATTTTGGAGAACAAAGCGTTCCAGCGGTCGGTTTATGAGCATAACGAGCATCTCATACAGGCCACAAACAATACGGCTCTTCTTTTCGGAAGTATCACAAAAAATGAAGGTGTAGGGAGGCAGATGTACAACACTGCACTTCTGGCCAGAGAAGGTGAATTATTAGGTAAAACTCATAAAACGCTGCTGCCAACGTATGATGTTTTTGATGACCTGAGATATTTCGAGCCGAACGATACGTTTCAATGCCTGGAACTCGATGGAGCCAAACTGGGTGTGACCATCTGCGAAGATATCTGGTACAACGAGAATGAGGTTCAGTATCACACTTATGAAACTGATCCGGCACAGTTGTTAAAAGAAAACGGTGCTCAAATGATTATTAACATCTCTGCCTCTCCGTTTACTAAAACGAAGCATGAAAACCGAAAAGAGATGCTTCAGAATCATGCCAAAAAGATGAATATGCCCGTTTTATATTGCAACCAGACAGGCGCTCAAACGGAGGTTTTGTTTGATGGCGACTCCATGGCAATTAATACAGATGGAAAAATTGTAGCAGGTTGTGATGCATTTTTTGCCGGGCAATTCGATCTTGAGTGGAATGTGGAAGAAAATGGAATTGCGGCCCGTAGTAATAATAAAGTATACAACTACCCTGAAAAAGGTCCTGAACGAATGTTTAAGGCACTAAAAATGGGTGTGTATGATTACATACATAAATTGGGTATCACTCAAAAAACCATTCTTGGCTTAAGCGGGGGAATTGATTCCGCTTTAACCTGTGTAATTACAGCGGAGGCACTTGGCGCTGAAAACGTGAAAGCACTAACTATGCCAAGCACGTTTTCCAGTGAGGGGAGTATTTCCGATTCAGAAAAACTGGCAAAAAATCTTGGCATGGAACTGCATGAAGTGCCTATTCAATCCATATTTGATGAATTCAATGATCAGCTTAAACCAATTTTTAAAGGAACTGAATTTGGCGTGGCTGAGGAAAATATTCAGAGTAGAATTCGGGGTCTGCTTTTAATGGCCTGTGCCAATAAGTTCAACTATTTTTTAATGACAACCGGTAATAAATCTGAATATGCTGTTGGATATGCCACCCTGTATGGTGATATGAATGGTGCTCTCGCAGTGATTGGCGATCTGTATAAAACCCAGGTGTATGAAATGGCCCGGTGGTTGAATGACGAGTATTATAAAAAGGAAGTGATACCGGAAGCCACGATTACGAAAGCTCCCAGTGCTGAACTCAGGCCGGATCAAAAAGACACCGACAGCCTGCCTGAATATGATGTGTTGGATGATATACTTTATCGTTATATTGAACTGCAAGAGGGAGCACAATATATCATTGATGATGGTTATGATGAAAAAACGGTTAAAAAGGTCATTCGGCTTGTTGAAGCGAATGAGTTTAAACGCAATCAGGCTGCTCCCATTTTAAAAATTAGTTCCAAAGCATTTGGTATGGGCCGTAGATGGCCAATTGTTCAGAAATGGACGGCTAATAATAAATGA
- a CDS encoding LysM peptidoglycan-binding domain-containing protein, which translates to MKQFLLILSFSLIGNIAYSQNQAQEEAEAEVPVKLLPYTNPLTNSRDEVEVETDTQKVTEVDKEILRRISNAYKMHVLAIDAQVQGDLVQAEDYINKAFAAIQSMMDDFPEVQNNRRFTELYRSVMAEHSEFYGIEEVKNGAEGEIFAIREELFSEKNDWIAEGYTLPENLTFNKTEVPLVENQHVNRHLIYYTQKRPDVMERWLERSEYYFPMMERIFEEEGVPTELVHLSMIESGLVPTARSWAAAVGMWQFIRATGSVYGLEANWWIDERRDPIKATRAAARHLKDLYEVWGDWHLAMANYNISPRGLKRAIRAAGGEENYWVAYPYLPRETRGYVPGFIATTMIAMNPEEFGFQRNYGREAYSYEIAEVDGLMPLEKLAEAAGISVEELKDLNPELLRWATPPGGKYPLKIPTGIKEDFLAAYQEIPQEERTTDVAMHTVSRGETLGYIAQRYGTSVRSLFATNEGLSSTIHPGQTIVVPVASGSDEQISATRPSNQGTSSSSSSRRKASAPSNTTGVTYTVKSGDTIGHVAEWYDVRAWQIRSWNGSGNTIRVGQRLTIYVPNNRVSYYQNIDGLAFAQKQEIERRQRSGENIFDLQIGDSSGSGDTITYTVRRNDTLTSIANRYGVTVNDIKNQNNLSGSRIYAGQTLKITKR; encoded by the coding sequence ATGAAACAGTTCCTCCTAATTCTCTCTTTTAGTCTGATTGGAAACATAGCTTACTCACAAAATCAGGCTCAAGAGGAGGCAGAAGCTGAAGTACCCGTTAAATTGCTCCCCTACACAAATCCACTCACCAACAGCCGCGACGAAGTGGAGGTTGAAACCGATACACAGAAAGTAACTGAAGTTGACAAGGAGATCCTGAGGAGAATTTCTAATGCCTATAAAATGCATGTACTGGCAATTGACGCACAGGTGCAGGGAGATCTGGTTCAGGCTGAAGATTATATAAACAAAGCGTTTGCAGCTATTCAATCTATGATGGATGATTTTCCGGAGGTACAGAACAATCGTCGATTTACGGAGTTGTATCGATCTGTAATGGCGGAGCACAGTGAGTTTTATGGGATTGAAGAGGTAAAAAATGGAGCTGAAGGTGAGATATTTGCGATCCGCGAAGAACTGTTTTCTGAAAAAAACGACTGGATAGCTGAAGGGTACACATTGCCAGAAAACCTTACTTTCAACAAAACGGAAGTTCCGCTGGTAGAAAATCAGCATGTAAACCGGCATTTGATATACTACACTCAAAAACGTCCCGATGTGATGGAGCGATGGCTGGAGCGTTCAGAATATTATTTTCCAATGATGGAGCGAATCTTCGAAGAGGAAGGTGTACCGACTGAATTGGTGCATCTCTCTATGATTGAAAGTGGATTGGTACCCACCGCACGAAGCTGGGCGGCCGCTGTTGGCATGTGGCAATTTATTCGTGCTACAGGGTCTGTTTACGGACTTGAAGCGAACTGGTGGATTGATGAACGGCGAGATCCAATCAAAGCAACAAGGGCCGCTGCACGACATCTGAAAGATCTTTACGAAGTTTGGGGCGACTGGCACCTGGCCATGGCGAATTATAACATCAGCCCGAGAGGATTAAAAAGAGCGATTCGAGCTGCAGGAGGCGAAGAAAACTACTGGGTGGCTTATCCCTATCTGCCGCGTGAGACCCGGGGATATGTTCCCGGCTTTATTGCTACAACAATGATCGCTATGAACCCTGAAGAGTTTGGCTTTCAACGAAATTATGGCCGCGAAGCTTATTCCTATGAAATTGCTGAAGTGGATGGCTTGATGCCCCTTGAAAAATTGGCTGAAGCAGCCGGTATTTCAGTGGAAGAATTAAAAGATCTAAACCCCGAACTTTTACGATGGGCAACTCCTCCCGGCGGTAAATATCCGTTAAAAATCCCTACAGGCATCAAAGAAGATTTCTTAGCTGCTTACCAGGAAATTCCGCAAGAGGAACGAACCACGGATGTAGCTATGCATACGGTTAGCCGTGGTGAAACACTTGGATATATCGCACAGCGTTACGGTACATCAGTCCGTTCGCTCTTTGCAACAAATGAAGGATTGAGCAGCACGATTCATCCCGGGCAGACAATTGTGGTTCCGGTTGCTTCCGGTTCAGACGAGCAGATTTCGGCAACCCGTCCGTCTAACCAGGGAACATCGTCCTCATCAAGCAGCCGGCGAAAAGCTTCGGCACCATCGAACACAACCGGGGTAACTTATACCGTTAAAAGTGGTGATACTATCGGGCATGTAGCGGAGTGGTATGATGTACGCGCATGGCAAATCCGATCCTGGAACGGAAGTGGAAATACTATCCGCGTCGGTCAACGGTTAACAATTTACGTACCGAATAACCGGGTTAGCTATTATCAGAATATTGATGGACTTGCATTTGCTCAAAAACAGGAGATTGAACGGCGACAGCGCTCCGGTGAAAACATCTTTGATCTTCAGATTGGTGATTCTTCCGGTTCCGGAGATACAATCACATACACGGTTCGTCGGAATGATACGTTAACAAGTATAGCGAACCGATATGGTGTAACAGTCAACGATATCAAAAATCAAAATAATTTGAGCGGTTCCCGGATCTATGCCGGTCAAACCCTGAAGATCACAAAGAGGTAA